Proteins encoded in a region of the Bradyrhizobium sp. CB3481 genome:
- a CDS encoding HAMP domain-containing methyl-accepting chemotaxis protein, with amino-acid sequence MKIGTLLTAAIVSLSAVGGGLAVYVAVAKYETMEKVSLAQSRLEVVRAVGDIPRYMNSERGFATNILYGPPAIDPAIRKQLNEKLRKNTDGARDKMNAVRNNLSSSLDDAAAIGSGIDDLNVKFNALREAMDKAMDGPAEARKDAARKIVADNAVFNAAVTKLLDEQVRRMAKLDGDAYRQAVYANIAWNLRDVGGYNASIHKNLVGANRAATEAEKMEYSRSQARADQILMSLQELRGNPATPPNVAAALDKMNEIYVGRFGKELKLVKDGAASGKYEHNVDFFYAESQVGLGAVVEVRDAFYNNAEYVLGLAYSSARFSFLIALAGLVAVVAASAALIVMVRRRVCKPIVDLTATMSQLASGDVSGNIAGAERGDEIGAMASAVRVFKDNMIAAERLAAEKAAESDGKMRRAQMLDELTRAFEAKVTELVGGLSAASSIMEDTAQSMSSTATLTNRQAAIVAAASDQTSANVQTVASATEELASSISEIGRQVAQSTEIAARAVDNARRTGETARSLAEGAQKIGDVVTLIQSIAAQTNLLALNATIEAARAGDAGRGFAVVASEVKSLAGQTAKATTEISEQIAAIQAASDQTVTAIQNVANVIGEIDQIGTAIAAAIEEQGSATKEISRSVQEAARGTQEVNSNITGVQKAADDTGAAANQVLGAAEQLSSQSKDLAGQVNRFLSEVRAA; translated from the coding sequence ATGAAAATCGGTACCCTCCTGACTGCCGCCATCGTTTCGCTTTCCGCCGTCGGTGGCGGGCTCGCCGTCTATGTGGCGGTCGCAAAATACGAGACCATGGAGAAGGTCTCGCTGGCCCAGAGCCGGTTGGAAGTGGTGCGCGCCGTCGGCGACATCCCGCGCTACATGAACTCCGAGCGCGGCTTTGCCACCAACATCCTCTATGGGCCGCCCGCCATCGATCCGGCAATCCGCAAGCAGCTCAACGAAAAGCTTCGCAAGAACACCGACGGCGCCCGCGACAAGATGAACGCGGTCCGCAACAATCTGTCCAGCAGCCTCGACGATGCTGCGGCGATCGGTAGCGGCATTGACGACCTGAACGTGAAATTCAACGCGCTGCGCGAGGCCATGGACAAGGCCATGGACGGCCCGGCCGAGGCGCGCAAGGATGCCGCCAGAAAGATCGTCGCCGACAACGCCGTGTTCAACGCCGCGGTGACGAAGCTGCTCGACGAGCAGGTGCGCCGCATGGCGAAGCTGGACGGCGACGCCTATCGGCAAGCGGTCTACGCCAACATCGCCTGGAATTTGCGCGACGTCGGCGGCTACAACGCCAGCATCCACAAGAACCTCGTCGGCGCCAATCGCGCGGCGACCGAGGCCGAGAAGATGGAATATTCACGCTCGCAGGCCCGTGCCGACCAGATCCTGATGTCGCTGCAGGAGCTGCGCGGCAACCCGGCCACGCCGCCCAATGTGGCCGCGGCGCTGGACAAGATGAACGAGATCTACGTCGGCAGGTTCGGCAAGGAGCTGAAGCTCGTCAAGGACGGCGCGGCCTCGGGCAAGTACGAGCACAATGTCGATTTCTTCTATGCCGAATCCCAAGTCGGCCTCGGCGCCGTCGTCGAAGTCCGAGACGCCTTTTATAACAACGCCGAGTACGTTCTGGGGTTGGCCTACTCCTCCGCGCGTTTCAGCTTCCTGATCGCGCTCGCAGGGCTGGTCGCGGTCGTCGCCGCCAGCGCCGCGCTGATCGTGATGGTGCGCCGCCGCGTCTGCAAGCCGATCGTCGACCTCACCGCCACCATGTCGCAGCTCGCCAGCGGCGACGTCTCTGGCAACATCGCCGGTGCCGAGCGCGGCGACGAAATCGGCGCGATGGCCTCCGCGGTGCGCGTCTTCAAGGATAACATGATCGCGGCGGAACGGCTTGCGGCCGAGAAGGCCGCCGAGAGCGACGGCAAGATGCGCCGCGCCCAGATGCTCGACGAGCTCACCCGCGCCTTCGAAGCCAAGGTGACCGAGCTGGTCGGCGGGCTGTCGGCCGCGTCCTCCATCATGGAAGACACCGCCCAGTCGATGTCGTCGACGGCAACGCTCACCAACCGTCAGGCGGCGATCGTCGCCGCAGCTTCCGACCAGACCTCCGCCAACGTGCAGACGGTGGCCAGCGCCACCGAGGAGCTGGCCTCCTCGATCTCCGAGATCGGCCGCCAGGTCGCGCAATCGACCGAAATCGCGGCCCGCGCCGTCGACAATGCACGGCGCACCGGCGAGACCGCCCGCTCGCTGGCCGAAGGCGCGCAGAAGATCGGCGACGTCGTGACGCTGATCCAGAGCATTGCAGCGCAGACCAACCTGCTCGCACTCAACGCGACCATCGAAGCCGCGCGCGCCGGCGATGCCGGCCGCGGCTTCGCCGTCGTCGCCTCCGAGGTCAAATCGCTCGCCGGCCAGACCGCCAAGGCGACCACCGAGATATCCGAACAGATCGCGGCGATCCAGGCGGCGAGCGACCAGACCGTGACGGCGATCCAGAACGTCGCCAACGTGATCGGCGAGATCGACCAGATCGGCACCGCGATTGCGGCGGCGATCGAGGAACAGGGCTCGGCGACCAAGGAAATTTCGCGCAGCGTGCAGGAAGCGGCGCGCGGCACCCAGGAGGTCAACTCCAACATCACAGGTGTCCAGAAGGCCGCCGACGATACCGGCGCCGCCGCCAATCAGGTGCTCGGCGCGGCCGAGCAGCTGTCCTCGCAGTCCAAGGATCTCGCCGGCCAGGTCAACCGCTTCCTCTCGGAAGTGCGGGCGGCGTAA
- a CDS encoding 2-dehydropantoate 2-reductase gives MQVAVIGAGAVGCYYGGLLLKAGHDVTFVGRPVHVDAINAQGLLLDTKTFRGHLPAKAATDTTGLAPPDLVLVCVKSADTETAGRSLAGILRPDTSVLSLQNGVDNAERLASVIGHAVIPVVVYVGSEMAGPGHVRHHGGGDLAIGPSPASAALAQTLQAAGIGVTIADDIDKTLWSKLIINCAYNALSAVAGIAYGPMLQVDGTRQVVTSAVREATTVARACGVAIPDDLIDHILNIPAIMPNQMSSTAQDLSRGKPSEIDFLNGHVVRKGAELGIATPTNHALQVMVKLAERGKELAQQK, from the coding sequence ATGCAAGTCGCAGTCATCGGCGCCGGCGCCGTCGGATGCTATTATGGCGGACTGTTGCTGAAAGCGGGTCATGACGTGACCTTCGTCGGCCGGCCGGTGCATGTCGACGCCATCAATGCGCAGGGCCTGCTTCTGGACACCAAGACGTTCCGCGGCCACCTCCCCGCCAAGGCCGCGACCGACACGACCGGCCTCGCGCCGCCCGACCTCGTGCTGGTGTGCGTGAAATCGGCCGATACCGAAACGGCCGGCCGCTCGCTCGCCGGAATCTTGAGGCCAGACACCTCCGTCCTCAGCCTGCAGAATGGCGTCGACAATGCAGAGCGTCTTGCTTCCGTTATCGGCCACGCCGTCATTCCCGTCGTGGTCTATGTCGGCAGCGAGATGGCCGGGCCCGGCCATGTCCGGCATCACGGCGGCGGCGATCTCGCGATCGGGCCTTCGCCTGCGAGCGCCGCGCTGGCACAAACGCTGCAGGCTGCCGGGATCGGCGTCACGATCGCTGACGACATCGACAAGACGCTATGGAGCAAGCTGATTATCAACTGCGCCTACAACGCGCTGTCCGCGGTCGCCGGCATCGCCTACGGGCCGATGCTGCAGGTCGACGGCACGCGGCAGGTCGTCACCAGTGCCGTGCGGGAAGCAACAACCGTTGCCCGCGCCTGCGGCGTCGCGATTCCCGATGACCTCATCGACCACATCCTGAACATCCCCGCGATCATGCCGAACCAGATGTCGTCGACCGCGCAGGACCTTTCGCGCGGCAAGCCGAGCGAAATCGACTTCCTCAACGGCCACGTGGTGCGCAAGGGCGCCGAGCTCGGCATCGCAACGCCGACCAATCACGCGCTCCAGGTCATGGTGAAACTCGCCGAACGCGGCAAGGAATTGGCGCAGCAGAAATAG
- a CDS encoding adenylate/guanylate cyclase domain-containing protein has protein sequence MSETETLFAALRQSSDEAIVGMLERMVRHAPDHALNKINAVDLARTEGMDEDRVIATLLNAVGLGMFEMTWNVMCPSCAGVLSANKSLKTVNSAQYNCAFCAAGYETTLDNLVEVTFTVSPRVRKIAAHNPDELPAAEYYRQIFWSSAIDLPADVEKLLDEVTLEIVDLPAGERAILSLQAPQGTLIVFDPVTHAAQFLDVSGEETSERQNVSVIFNKLQVPVDTAALRPGPLRLALDNRTDSRVLPAVWVANPALDDLLRRRKSVLTATRLLTNQTFRDIYRTDTLAIGQRLKILSLTFLFSDLKDSTGLYERVGDLTAFDLVNEHFRLLQEIIASERGAIVKTIGDAVMATFETPDRAIAAAIRMREAMSDLGAERQHQSLRLKMGIHEGSCLAVTLNGQQDYFGQTVNIASRVQGLAESRSIVVTESVVENARTRALLKTSGIEPTPGRVELSGIADKVSVYEIS, from the coding sequence ATGAGTGAAACCGAGACCTTATTTGCGGCTCTGCGCCAATCGTCGGACGAAGCCATTGTCGGCATGCTCGAGCGCATGGTGCGCCATGCCCCGGATCATGCCTTGAACAAGATCAACGCGGTTGATCTCGCACGCACCGAGGGCATGGACGAAGATCGGGTTATCGCAACCCTGCTGAATGCGGTGGGGCTTGGCATGTTCGAGATGACCTGGAACGTGATGTGCCCGAGCTGCGCCGGAGTTCTTTCCGCCAACAAAAGCCTGAAAACGGTGAATAGCGCGCAGTATAATTGCGCGTTTTGCGCCGCCGGCTACGAGACCACGCTCGATAATCTGGTCGAAGTAACCTTTACGGTGAGCCCGCGCGTGCGCAAGATCGCGGCGCATAATCCCGACGAGCTGCCCGCGGCCGAATATTATCGCCAGATCTTCTGGAGTTCGGCGATCGATCTTCCGGCCGATGTGGAGAAACTGCTGGACGAGGTCACGCTCGAAATTGTCGACCTGCCGGCTGGCGAAAGGGCCATCCTTTCCTTGCAGGCGCCGCAGGGTACGCTGATCGTGTTCGATCCGGTGACACACGCGGCCCAATTTCTCGACGTGAGCGGCGAAGAGACCAGCGAGCGCCAGAACGTGTCGGTGATCTTCAATAAGCTGCAAGTCCCCGTCGACACCGCTGCCTTGCGTCCCGGGCCGCTGCGCTTGGCATTAGACAACCGCACGGACAGCCGCGTCTTGCCGGCGGTATGGGTCGCGAACCCGGCGCTGGACGACCTTTTGAGGCGACGGAAATCCGTTCTCACGGCAACGCGTCTGCTGACCAACCAGACGTTCCGCGATATCTACCGGACCGATACACTCGCGATCGGCCAGCGTCTGAAGATATTGAGCCTGACTTTCCTGTTCAGCGATCTCAAGGACTCCACGGGTCTCTATGAGCGCGTCGGTGACCTCACGGCCTTCGATCTCGTCAACGAGCATTTCCGCCTGTTGCAGGAGATCATCGCGTCCGAAAGGGGTGCGATCGTGAAGACCATTGGTGATGCCGTCATGGCGACTTTCGAGACGCCTGACCGCGCCATTGCCGCTGCCATCCGCATGCGCGAGGCGATGAGCGATCTCGGCGCCGAGCGTCAGCATCAGAGCCTGCGCCTGAAAATGGGCATCCACGAAGGATCGTGCCTGGCGGTCACGCTCAATGGCCAGCAGGATTATTTTGGCCAGACGGTCAACATCGCATCGCGGGTCCAGGGTCTCGCTGAATCGCGCTCCATTGTGGTGACGGAATCGGTGGTGGAGAACGCGCGCACCCGGGCCCTGCTGAAGACCAGCGGGATAGAACCAACGCCAGGACGCGTGGAGTTGAGTGGCATCGCCGACAAGGTGTCGGTCTACGAGATTTCCTGA
- a CDS encoding dienelactone hydrolase family protein, which produces MAIRPIQLVVLLMLATLPAAAAFAAPETVFFPSADGSTEIVAYLFKPQTPGPHPAIVMLHGRGGPYSANVNEGCTLVSRTSPSACNASSLSKRHLMWGRYWAERGYVALLPDSFGPRGKAHGFGRFTHDDPDRADVNEKTVRPLDAEGALNWLRNQRDVIANRIFLQGWSNGGSTALNVMHRQGRKTSGYRAALALYPGCGPKALLAPDLATTAPITLLLGSDDEEVSPARCQSLAERSIAAGAKIDVVLYPGATHGFDDPGRQRQSIPGNRSALEDAMKRAIAFVERLRD; this is translated from the coding sequence ATGGCTATTCGACCGATTCAGCTTGTGGTCCTGCTGATGCTTGCAACGCTGCCGGCTGCGGCCGCCTTCGCGGCGCCCGAGACGGTATTCTTCCCGAGCGCCGACGGCTCGACTGAGATCGTCGCCTATCTCTTCAAGCCGCAAACGCCAGGTCCTCACCCCGCCATCGTCATGCTGCACGGCCGCGGTGGGCCCTACTCGGCCAATGTCAACGAGGGTTGTACGTTGGTATCGCGCACCAGCCCATCCGCATGTAACGCGAGCAGCCTGTCGAAGCGGCACCTAATGTGGGGCCGGTATTGGGCCGAGCGTGGCTACGTTGCGCTGCTTCCGGACAGTTTTGGGCCGCGCGGCAAGGCGCACGGCTTCGGCCGCTTCACCCATGACGATCCGGATCGCGCCGATGTCAATGAAAAGACGGTGCGGCCGCTCGACGCCGAGGGCGCGCTGAACTGGCTGCGCAATCAGCGCGACGTCATTGCAAATCGTATCTTCCTGCAGGGCTGGTCGAATGGCGGCAGCACGGCACTGAATGTGATGCATCGGCAAGGCAGGAAGACCTCCGGCTATCGCGCGGCGCTGGCGCTCTATCCCGGCTGCGGACCGAAAGCCCTGCTTGCACCCGATCTCGCGACCACCGCGCCCATCACCTTGCTGCTCGGCTCGGATGATGAAGAGGTCTCGCCGGCGAGATGCCAGAGCTTGGCCGAGCGGTCCATTGCGGCAGGCGCCAAGATCGACGTCGTCCTCTATCCCGGTGCAACGCATGGCTTTGACGACCCGGGACGACAACGCCAATCCATTCCAGGCAATCGCTCGGCGCTTGAAGATGCGATGAAGCGCGCGATCGCGTTTGTGGAGCGGCTAAGGGACTAG
- the pdxY gene encoding pyridoxal kinase PdxY, protein MNVISIQSQVAFGHVGNSAAVFPMQMHGIDVVAVPTTLLSNRPGYPTLRGRVLEAELVADLLRGIEERGAADHAQMILSGYLGSADNAKVVADFVARAKEKNPALLYCCDPVLGDRDRGLFVHADIPSLVRDLLCPLADIIAPNHFEFEWLCGTKAATIDQLLKAARAFMARGTVVVTSAELSDTPADEIEALAIERTGAFRVRTPKLAISPNGTGDLFAALLVAARLRGADTSGALSHAASAIFAVLERTAASGTEEMRIVDSAEALVKPPRKFEARRAD, encoded by the coding sequence ATGAACGTCATTTCCATTCAGTCGCAGGTCGCCTTCGGCCATGTCGGCAACAGCGCCGCGGTGTTTCCGATGCAGATGCACGGCATCGACGTGGTGGCGGTGCCGACCACGCTGCTCAGCAACCGCCCGGGCTATCCGACGCTGCGCGGCCGCGTGCTGGAGGCGGAGCTCGTCGCCGATCTCTTGCGCGGCATCGAGGAGCGCGGCGCGGCAGATCACGCGCAGATGATCCTGTCGGGCTATCTCGGCTCCGCAGACAACGCCAAGGTGGTCGCCGATTTCGTCGCGCGCGCCAAGGAGAAGAATCCGGCGCTACTGTATTGCTGCGATCCGGTGCTCGGCGATCGCGACCGCGGCCTGTTCGTCCATGCCGACATTCCGTCGTTGGTGCGTGACCTGCTCTGCCCGCTCGCCGATATCATCGCGCCCAACCATTTCGAGTTCGAATGGCTGTGCGGGACCAAGGCGGCGACGATCGATCAGCTATTGAAGGCAGCGCGCGCCTTCATGGCGCGCGGCACGGTCGTCGTCACCAGCGCCGAGCTATCAGATACACCTGCGGACGAGATCGAGGCGCTCGCCATCGAGCGCACAGGCGCCTTCCGCGTGCGCACGCCAAAACTTGCCATCAGCCCGAACGGCACCGGCGATCTCTTCGCCGCGCTATTGGTCGCCGCCCGCCTCCGCGGCGCCGACACATCAGGTGCGCTCAGCCACGCCGCCTCCGCGATCTTCGCTGTGCTGGAACGCACCGCGGCAAGTGGCACCGAGGAAATGCGCATCGTCGACAGCGCGGAAGCACTCGTGAAGCCGCCACGCAAGTTCGAGGCCCGTAGGGCGGATTAG
- a CDS encoding NAD(P)H-dependent oxidoreductase yields MSNRVLVFYGSYRFDRMGIRLAHFVVDGFRARGDDVELIDAKAVGLPILERMYKEHPKGGAPDVLEKLAGQIRGADGFVFVTGEYNWGMQPGLKNLTDHFLEEWFWRPAAIASYSAGRFSGARAALAWHGTLSEMGMVVISSTIAVGPIAQTLSEDGKATGEGGKALERAFPRFADDLAWWMEAARAQRERKKPPY; encoded by the coding sequence ATGAGCAACCGCGTTCTCGTGTTCTACGGCTCCTATCGTTTCGACCGCATGGGCATTCGGCTGGCGCATTTCGTGGTCGACGGATTTCGCGCGCGGGGCGACGATGTCGAGCTGATCGATGCCAAGGCGGTCGGCCTGCCGATCCTGGAGCGGATGTACAAGGAACATCCGAAAGGCGGCGCGCCTGATGTGCTGGAAAAGCTCGCCGGGCAAATCCGCGGCGCCGATGGGTTCGTGTTCGTCACCGGCGAATATAATTGGGGGATGCAGCCGGGGCTGAAAAACCTCACCGATCATTTTCTGGAGGAATGGTTCTGGCGGCCGGCGGCGATCGCGAGCTATTCGGCGGGCCGCTTCTCCGGTGCGCGCGCCGCGCTCGCCTGGCACGGCACGCTTTCGGAAATGGGCATGGTGGTGATTTCGAGCACGATCGCGGTCGGGCCGATCGCGCAAACGCTTTCGGAAGACGGCAAGGCGACGGGCGAGGGCGGGAAAGCGCTCGAACGCGCGTTTCCGCGCTTTGCCGATGATCTTGCCTGGTGGATGGAAGCGGCACGGGCGCAGCGCGAGCGCAAGAAGCCGCCTTACTGA
- a CDS encoding SDR family oxidoreductase — MSLFDNPFDPVREAALVTGAGNGIGRAIAQALVGEGVRTVFADINRDTVTAAIKSSARPDLAMPWVGDLADPAARNALLNEAANVLGCVTHFVHSASPPRRESDHMFGVTTEIWARMHAVNLEAGFHLSRELARKLVAGKQPGSFLLLTSLHAGTPRNLPHYSTSKAGLSMLVKELAKTFGRFDIRVNALVPGAIAAGGFVADPALARHIPLGRLGEANDLAPLALAVLSNRISGYVTGAAIVVDGGLSLTNWFEPPELGEF; from the coding sequence ATGAGCCTTTTCGACAATCCATTCGATCCCGTGCGCGAAGCGGCGCTCGTCACCGGCGCCGGCAACGGCATCGGGCGCGCAATCGCGCAGGCGCTGGTCGGCGAGGGTGTGCGCACGGTGTTTGCCGATATCAATCGGGACACGGTGACGGCGGCGATCAAGTCGTCGGCCCGTCCGGACCTGGCAATGCCCTGGGTCGGCGATCTCGCCGATCCCGCGGCGAGGAATGCGCTGCTGAACGAAGCAGCCAATGTGCTCGGCTGCGTGACGCATTTCGTGCACAGCGCCTCGCCGCCGCGGCGCGAGAGCGATCATATGTTCGGCGTCACTACGGAAATCTGGGCGCGGATGCATGCGGTGAACCTGGAGGCCGGATTTCATCTATCGCGTGAATTGGCGCGAAAGCTGGTCGCGGGCAAACAGCCCGGCTCGTTCCTGCTGCTCACCTCGCTGCATGCCGGCACGCCGCGCAACCTGCCGCATTACTCGACGTCGAAGGCGGGGCTGTCGATGCTGGTGAAAGAACTGGCCAAGACGTTCGGCCGCTTCGATATCCGCGTCAATGCGCTGGTGCCCGGCGCGATCGCGGCCGGCGGCTTCGTCGCTGATCCTGCGCTCGCCAGGCATATTCCGCTCGGCCGGCTTGGCGAGGCGAACGATCTGGCGCCGCTTGCGCTGGCGGTGCTGTCGAACCGGATCTCGGGTTATGTGACAGGCGCGGCGATCGTGGTCGATGGTGGGCTGTCGCTCACGAACTGGTTCGAACCGCCGGAGCTCGGGGAATTCTAG
- a CDS encoding MBL fold metallo-hydrolase — MKQLRIGDITIDAVIEREGPWRRPQDFFPAYDEAVFKHHLAGMEPEVFDTALGMMVITYQTFVVRTPRYTILVDTCTGEDKGHPPPFDFPGKERWRNELFALGVSYEQVDYVFCTHLHIDHTGWNTTLRDGRWVPTFPNAKYIFHKREYAAWEAESAKGANPPGTVFRDNCLPIMEAGQAVLVDDDYALDDTVTLTPTPGHSPCHCCVNIFSRGKRAVVAGDLMHHVIQCREPEWSAKPDWDPKQSALSRRKFFASVAGTDTLILPIHFPTPTAGLITADGDRFDYRFKRD, encoded by the coding sequence ATGAAGCAACTCAGAATCGGGGACATCACCATCGATGCGGTGATCGAGCGCGAGGGGCCGTGGCGCCGGCCGCAGGATTTCTTTCCGGCCTACGACGAGGCGGTCTTCAAGCATCATCTCGCCGGCATGGAGCCCGAGGTGTTCGACACGGCGCTCGGCATGATGGTGATCACCTACCAGACCTTCGTCGTCCGCACGCCGCGCTACACCATTCTGGTCGATACCTGCACCGGCGAGGACAAGGGGCATCCGCCGCCGTTCGACTTTCCCGGCAAGGAGCGCTGGCGCAACGAGCTGTTCGCGCTCGGCGTCTCCTACGAGCAGGTGGACTACGTGTTCTGCACCCATCTGCACATCGACCATACCGGCTGGAATACCACGCTGCGCGACGGGCGCTGGGTGCCGACGTTTCCCAACGCCAAATACATATTCCACAAGCGGGAATATGCGGCGTGGGAGGCGGAGAGCGCCAAAGGCGCCAATCCGCCTGGCACGGTTTTCCGCGACAATTGCCTGCCGATCATGGAGGCCGGACAGGCCGTTCTGGTTGACGACGACTACGCGCTCGACGATACCGTGACCCTGACGCCGACGCCGGGACATTCGCCCTGTCACTGCTGCGTCAACATCTTCTCAAGGGGCAAGCGCGCAGTGGTGGCCGGCGACCTCATGCATCACGTGATTCAGTGCCGCGAGCCGGAATGGTCGGCCAAGCCCGATTGGGATCCGAAGCAATCCGCGCTCTCACGGCGGAAATTCTTTGCCTCGGTCGCCGGCACCGACACGCTGATCCTGCCAATTCATTTTCCGACGCCGACCGCCGGTCTGATCACGGCGGATGGCGACCGTTTCGATTATCGTTTCAAAAGGGACTGA
- a CDS encoding septal ring lytic transglycosylase RlpA family protein, with protein sequence MASMARKLVPLLAVTLGAASLAACAQSTVVSQKSGFRAVRQASLDQDRATSSMMKRRVAAVRKHAVASRSDASGNTASHGVASYYSEGTKTASGEKFNALEMTAAHPTLPFGTKLRVTNLSSGRSVTVRVNDRGPFVHGRVVDVSYSAADALGMVGKGVAKVKLDVVNE encoded by the coding sequence ATGGCTTCGATGGCTAGGAAACTCGTGCCGCTGCTTGCGGTTACGCTGGGAGCGGCGTCGCTGGCGGCCTGCGCGCAGTCCACCGTCGTCAGTCAAAAATCAGGATTTCGCGCCGTCAGGCAGGCGTCGCTGGATCAGGACCGCGCGACATCCTCCATGATGAAGCGGCGCGTGGCCGCGGTGCGAAAGCACGCGGTCGCATCGCGCAGCGATGCGAGCGGCAATACAGCTTCGCACGGGGTCGCAAGCTACTACAGCGAGGGTACGAAGACCGCGAGCGGCGAAAAGTTCAACGCGCTCGAAATGACCGCAGCCCATCCGACGCTGCCGTTCGGCACCAAATTACGCGTGACCAACCTTTCGAGCGGCCGCTCGGTGACGGTACGGGTCAACGACCGCGGTCCCTTTGTTCATGGGCGCGTTGTCGACGTTTCCTATTCTGCAGCTGATGCGCTCGGCATGGTCGGCAAGGGCGTTGCCAAGGTCAAGCTCGACGTCGTCAACGAGTAG
- a CDS encoding acyl-CoA dehydrogenase family protein, whose protein sequence is MSDDEQTAMIRETVAKFVDRELIPLEPHYLQSKLPGASRPRLTDAQRQRLRDVSKELGLWGLDAPEDLGGHDLPTRTMAAVHEELGRTCVPFVLPPDSPNLRMLQAVGTPVQKAKYLQPYIEGRMSSAIAISEPGAGGDPAGMKTRAVLEGDQWVINGRKIWITNASSADFIIVMARVGSDQRQGGITSFIVEKGTPGFIIEREIPMLGGEPTYEIVFEDCRILKDLVLGEVGKGYAPMQLRLRTRRLEMGSTCIGIARRALDMLCEHAKQRETFGVKLADRQAIQWWIADISTRMHACRLMVRDAADRTDRGEDIRQEASMIKVFATEMAYEACDHAMQTLGALGMTLELPLNALWQKARLMRMYEGPSEVHRQAIARRVLGLRG, encoded by the coding sequence ATGAGTGACGATGAACAAACGGCGATGATCCGCGAGACCGTGGCGAAGTTCGTGGATCGCGAGCTTATTCCGTTGGAGCCGCACTACCTGCAATCCAAGCTGCCCGGCGCCAGTCGTCCCCGATTGACGGATGCGCAGCGCCAGCGCCTGCGAGACGTATCGAAGGAGCTGGGGCTATGGGGGCTCGACGCGCCCGAGGACCTCGGCGGCCACGACCTGCCGACGCGCACGATGGCCGCCGTTCACGAGGAGCTTGGCCGCACCTGCGTGCCCTTCGTGCTGCCGCCGGACTCGCCGAACCTGCGCATGCTGCAAGCGGTCGGCACCCCAGTCCAGAAGGCGAAATACCTTCAGCCCTATATCGAGGGGCGGATGAGCTCGGCGATCGCGATCTCCGAACCCGGCGCCGGCGGCGATCCGGCGGGCATGAAGACCCGCGCCGTGCTGGAAGGCGATCAGTGGGTGATCAACGGCCGCAAGATCTGGATCACCAATGCCTCTAGCGCTGATTTCATCATCGTCATGGCCCGCGTCGGCAGCGACCAACGCCAGGGCGGCATCACCTCCTTTATCGTCGAGAAGGGAACACCGGGCTTCATCATCGAGCGCGAGATTCCGATGCTGGGCGGCGAGCCGACCTACGAAATCGTGTTCGAGGATTGCCGTATCCTCAAGGACTTGGTGCTGGGCGAAGTCGGCAAGGGGTATGCACCGATGCAGCTCCGGCTGCGCACGCGGCGGCTGGAGATGGGATCGACCTGCATCGGCATTGCGAGGCGGGCGCTCGACATGTTGTGCGAGCACGCGAAGCAGCGCGAGACCTTCGGCGTGAAACTTGCCGACCGCCAGGCGATCCAGTGGTGGATCGCCGACATCTCGACGCGCATGCATGCCTGCCGGCTGATGGTGCGCGATGCCGCCGACCGGACCGATCGCGGCGAGGACATCCGCCAGGAAGCCTCGATGATCAAGGTGTTCGCGACCGAGATGGCCTATGAAGCCTGCGACCACGCCATGCAGACGCTCGGCGCGCTCGGCATGACGCTGGAACTGCCGCTCAACGCCCTCTGGCAGAAAGCGCGGCTGATGCGGATGTATGAGGGACCGAGCGAGGTTCACCGCCAGGCGATCGCGCGCCGCGTGCTCGGGCTGCGCGGATAG